From the genome of Hydrogenovibrio kuenenii DSM 12350:
GCCGGATCAGACCTAGCCGCGGATGCCGACAAAGGCTTCACAGCGAGTGTTGCGTCAACGGATGCCGCAGGCAACCCAGTGACGAGCACAGCGACTCACAGCTACACAGTTGATACCACAGCGGACAAAGGACAGTC
Proteins encoded in this window:
- a CDS encoding Ig-like domain-containing protein; the encoded protein is MDKPSPWTGTATGGDISANDTVTMTINGQEYTATVQSNGTWSVDVAGSDLAADADKGFTASVASTDAAGNPVTSTATHSYTVDTTADKGQS